Proteins encoded in a region of the Vibrio sp. CB1-14 genome:
- the murA gene encoding UDP-N-acetylglucosamine 1-carboxyvinyltransferase — MDKFRVIGSNTPLSGEVSISGAKNAALPILFASILAEEPVEVANVPHLRDIDTTMKLLSRLGAKVHRNGSVHVDGSEINELCAPYDLVKTMRASIWALGPLVARFGKGQVSLPGGCAIGARPVDLHIHGLEQLGATITLEDGYVKAEVDGRLKGAHIVMDKVSVGATITVMCAATLAEGTTVLDNAAREPEIVDTADFLNKLGAKVTGAGTDTITIEGVERLSGGKHTVVADRIETGTFLVAAAVSGGKVVCRNTSAHLLEAVLAKLEEAGANVETGDDWISLDMTGRELKAVSIRTAPHPGFPTDMQAQFTLLNMMAKGGGVITETIFENRFMHVPELMRMGAKAEIEGNTVICGDVESLSGAQVMATDLRASASLVIAGCIAQGETIVDRIYHIDRGYERIEDKLSALGANITRVAGDE; from the coding sequence ATGGATAAGTTTCGAGTTATTGGATCGAACACGCCGCTGAGTGGCGAAGTGTCGATCTCTGGTGCTAAGAACGCAGCACTGCCAATTTTATTTGCTTCTATTCTGGCTGAAGAGCCGGTTGAAGTCGCCAACGTCCCTCATCTTCGCGATATTGATACGACGATGAAGCTACTGAGCCGCCTAGGTGCTAAAGTGCATCGTAACGGTTCTGTTCACGTTGATGGTAGCGAAATCAATGAGCTATGTGCACCTTATGACTTGGTGAAAACCATGCGTGCATCTATTTGGGCTCTTGGCCCGCTTGTCGCTCGCTTTGGTAAAGGTCAAGTATCACTGCCTGGCGGTTGTGCGATTGGTGCCCGCCCAGTGGACCTTCATATTCACGGTCTAGAGCAGCTAGGCGCGACCATCACGCTTGAAGATGGTTATGTGAAAGCGGAAGTCGATGGTCGCCTAAAAGGCGCGCATATCGTGATGGATAAAGTCAGTGTTGGCGCAACCATCACAGTCATGTGTGCTGCAACGCTTGCTGAAGGTACGACCGTGCTTGATAACGCAGCGCGCGAGCCTGAGATTGTTGATACCGCAGACTTCCTGAATAAGCTTGGTGCCAAAGTGACTGGCGCGGGTACAGATACCATCACTATCGAAGGTGTTGAGCGTCTTTCTGGTGGTAAGCACACCGTGGTTGCAGACCGTATCGAAACGGGTACCTTCTTGGTCGCTGCAGCAGTATCTGGCGGTAAAGTGGTTTGCCGCAATACCAGTGCACATCTGCTTGAGGCGGTACTGGCTAAGCTTGAAGAAGCGGGTGCTAACGTTGAGACTGGCGATGATTGGATCTCATTGGATATGACGGGTCGTGAGCTCAAAGCTGTATCGATTCGCACTGCGCCTCACCCTGGCTTCCCAACGGACATGCAAGCGCAGTTTACGCTATTGAATATGATGGCGAAAGGCGGCGGCGTGATCACGGAAACTATCTTCGAAAATCGCTTTATGCATGTGCCTGAGCTAATGCGTATGGGGGCAAAAGCGGAAATTGAAGGTAACACGGTTATCTGTGGTGATGTGGAATCACTGAGCGGTGCTCAAGTGATGGCAACCGACCTTCGTGCTTCAGCGAGTTTGGTTATTGCAGGTTGTATTGCACAAGGCGAGACCATTGTTGACCGCATCTATCACATCGATCGCGGCTATGAGCGCATTGAAGACAAATTGTCAGCGCTGGGTGCCAACATTACCCGTGTCGCGGGCGATGAATAA
- the ibaG gene encoding BolA family iron metabolism protein IbaG, with the protein MDSTKVQELLQSALNLEELIVKGEGSHYEVIAVDAQFEGMSRVKKQQTIYAPLMEYIQRNDIHAVSIKAYTPEEWARDKKLMSL; encoded by the coding sequence GTGGATAGCACAAAAGTACAGGAACTATTACAAAGCGCGTTGAACCTAGAAGAGCTTATCGTCAAAGGCGAAGGTAGCCACTATGAAGTCATCGCGGTAGATGCTCAATTTGAAGGCATGAGCCGAGTTAAAAAACAGCAGACGATTTACGCTCCGCTGATGGAATACATTCAGCGTAATGACATCCACGCAGTATCAATTAAAGCCTATACTCCAGAAGAGTGGGCTCGTGATAAAAAGCTGATGTCTCTTTAA
- a CDS encoding STAS domain-containing protein, protein MEAKLEQRTDTSLALVGNISRDTVPALWRDVQRINFTQPEMNLTLEQVERFDSAGLVMLIHLLEHAKNRKCHIMLSFVPDELNILFQLYNVESVIEKHI, encoded by the coding sequence ATGGAAGCAAAATTAGAACAGCGTACTGACACAAGCTTGGCACTGGTGGGTAATATAAGCCGCGATACTGTGCCGGCACTTTGGCGTGATGTTCAACGCATTAACTTCACTCAGCCAGAGATGAATTTGACGTTAGAACAGGTCGAGCGCTTCGATTCTGCCGGATTGGTGATGTTAATCCACTTATTAGAGCATGCAAAAAATCGAAAGTGTCATATAATGCTCAGCTTCGTGCCCGATGAGCTGAACATACTGTTTCAGCTATACAACGTTGAATCAGTCATAGAGAAACACATTTAG
- a CDS encoding phospholipid-binding protein MlaC — protein MCSALIVAILLSANAMADTIDATKPYDMIIKVSDQAFSRLSAEQDTIKGDPEHLKVVVEEELMPHVNYRYAALKLLGPNLKGAKREDVMEFINAFRAYLATSYAQVLTQYTGQEVKFGPEPKIDDKTSIIGVKVTIMDSPRPNINLEFKLRKDKKTGEWKAFDMIAEGISLLSSKQSEWNTKIRQEGILSVADELEQLAKAPIRFEGSGK, from the coding sequence ATGTGTTCGGCGCTGATAGTGGCAATATTGCTCTCAGCCAATGCAATGGCAGATACAATTGATGCGACCAAGCCTTATGACATGATTATCAAGGTCTCGGATCAAGCTTTCTCGCGCCTTAGTGCGGAGCAGGACACCATCAAGGGCGATCCTGAACACTTGAAAGTGGTTGTAGAAGAAGAACTGATGCCACATGTGAATTATCGCTATGCGGCACTCAAACTACTGGGCCCCAATTTAAAAGGGGCTAAACGTGAAGACGTGATGGAGTTCATCAATGCCTTTCGAGCTTATTTGGCTACCTCTTACGCACAAGTACTGACGCAATATACTGGTCAGGAGGTGAAATTTGGTCCTGAACCCAAAATCGACGACAAGACGTCTATTATCGGCGTAAAAGTGACCATCATGGACTCGCCGCGACCGAACATTAATCTTGAGTTCAAACTCCGTAAGGATAAGAAAACCGGTGAATGGAAAGCGTTTGATATGATTGCCGAAGGCATCAGTCTGCTCTCCAGTAAGCAATCGGAATGGAACACCAAGATCCGTCAAGAGGGCATCCTTTCGGTTGCTGATGAGCTTGAACAGTTGGCGAAAGCGCCAATCCGTTTTGAGGGCAGCGGGAAGTAA
- the mlaD gene encoding outer membrane lipid asymmetry maintenance protein MlaD, with protein MQQTRKLELWVGSFVLLGLSAILFMILQVADVKSLGSGDTYTLEARFDNIGSLKVRSPVKVGGVVIGRVSDIHLDKESFLPVVSLAISSDYQFPDTSSAQVLTSGLIGEQYIGLVPGFVFDDEGYLADGDRIEDTKSALVLEDMIGQVLYSIGGSDESSKE; from the coding sequence ATGCAACAGACAAGAAAGTTGGAATTGTGGGTAGGCAGTTTTGTGTTGTTAGGCCTTAGCGCAATCTTGTTTATGATTCTTCAGGTTGCTGACGTCAAGAGTCTAGGCTCTGGTGATACTTATACTCTAGAAGCCCGATTCGACAATATTGGCAGTCTAAAGGTGCGCTCCCCAGTCAAAGTGGGCGGCGTGGTCATTGGACGAGTGAGCGATATCCATCTCGACAAAGAGTCATTTCTACCGGTCGTGAGTTTGGCGATCAGCAGTGACTATCAGTTTCCGGACACCTCTAGTGCACAAGTACTGACCTCGGGATTGATAGGCGAGCAGTATATTGGACTGGTACCAGGCTTTGTTTTTGATGATGAAGGCTACTTAGCGGATGGTGACCGAATCGAAGACACGAAATCGGCATTGGTGCTAGAAGATATGATTGGCCAAGTGCTGTATAGCATCGGTGGTTCTGATGAGAGCAGCAAGGAGTAA
- the mlaE gene encoding lipid asymmetry maintenance ABC transporter permease subunit MlaE: MASLSLWVQKVGQRALSVGYAWGRATFMLLGVVLSRPQPKKHFPLLIKQLYNVGVQSLAIILVSGLFIGMVLSLQGYVVLVDYGAEGSLGQMVALSLLRELGPVVTALLFAGRAGSALTAEIGLMKATEQLSSLEMMAVDPIKRVVAPRFWAGVISMPLLAMIFMSIGIWGAQLVGVDWKGIDHGSFWSAMQSSVELGRDIGNSTIKCVVFAITVTWIALFNGYDAIPTSEGISQATTRTVVHSSLAVLGLDFVLTALMFGN, translated from the coding sequence ATGGCATCGCTTTCGTTGTGGGTTCAAAAAGTCGGTCAGCGCGCGCTTTCTGTGGGTTATGCATGGGGTCGGGCGACGTTTATGTTGCTGGGTGTGGTGTTATCTCGTCCGCAGCCGAAAAAGCATTTCCCATTGCTAATTAAACAGCTTTATAACGTCGGAGTGCAGTCTCTGGCGATCATTTTAGTCTCTGGACTATTCATTGGCATGGTTCTTAGCCTGCAAGGTTATGTGGTGCTGGTGGATTACGGCGCGGAAGGTAGCCTGGGGCAAATGGTGGCGCTATCGCTACTTCGAGAGCTTGGTCCTGTGGTCACAGCGCTGCTTTTTGCCGGGCGCGCAGGCTCTGCGCTTACTGCTGAAATCGGCTTGATGAAAGCCACTGAGCAGCTATCTAGTTTAGAAATGATGGCTGTTGATCCGATAAAACGTGTTGTGGCGCCGCGCTTTTGGGCGGGGGTCATCTCCATGCCTCTATTGGCGATGATTTTTATGTCGATAGGTATTTGGGGGGCACAGTTAGTGGGTGTGGACTGGAAAGGTATCGATCATGGTAGTTTCTGGTCAGCAATGCAATCTTCGGTGGAGTTAGGCCGCGATATTGGTAACAGTACGATCAAATGTGTGGTGTTTGCGATTACCGTAACTTGGATTGCTTTATTTAACGGTTATGATGCCATCCCAACTTCCGAGGGTATTAGCCAAGCCACGACACGTACTGTTGTGCATTCTTCGCTCGCGGTACTCGGATTAGATTTTGTTCTTACTGCCTTGATGTTTGGCAACTAA